ctttaaagccctaaacggcctcagtccagtatacctgaaggagtgtctccacccccatcattctgcccggatgctgaggtccagcgccgagggccttctggctgttccctcattgcgagaagcaaagctacagggaaccaggcagagggcctcctcggtagtggcgcccgccctgtggaacgcccttccagcagatgtcaaagcgataaacaactacctgacattcagaagacatcttaaggcagccctgttcagggaagtttttaacgtgtgatattttactgtatttgtggtttttatggaagccgcccagagtggctggggaggcccagccagatgggcggggtataaataataaattattattattattattattattattattattattattagtgtgcaTTTTAAGGCAAATGTTGCCTTAACAAACTTCAAATAGATTGTTTCATTTAAGCTGTTCCTCTTTCATAACAGTATTACCCAACTCAAACTGAAAATAACATTCTAAATTTGATTTGTGTCCAATTCACCAAGGGCTgctatatgtccagaatttcctgaaCATAACTGGAATGCAACAGTCGGAAACAGTGCCCAGttggaaatcactgaaatgtctgggaaaatcctgATGCATGGCAATACGTGTCAGAactcccttaaaaatagctcaaaaactttaaaaaaaaaaagattttgcaaagaaaagcttaaaaaaaacccatcctCAAAAAAGCTCATCAAGTTTTGTTGAtgattttcacttcttgaaatatggcaaagcGGGTTCTCCTtgacagagagcacgtgttgcggttggggaaaacaAGCCACCATTCCATGACTAGGCATATTGGCAAAACCTTAGCTTCCTAAGGGGTtaaaaattgggttgctggggagttttgattgtaGCTAAACTTGGAGGAGGGGTTAGAGGTTATAAATACAGGGGGCCAGAAGTTGGCCTTCCTCTTGGCCGTTTGCAATCGGATCAGGAGCTGCTGGAGACGGTTGTATTACCTTTTGGCTTTCATTGGGCCTACCTAAAATTCCCGATTCCTTCGTCACTCCCTGGCCTCATTTGatttcttctttccctctctcccttacCTTCTTCTCGCCTTTCCGTTTTCGCCCCGTTCGTCCTGATCCTCTCCCTATACGTTTCCTTGTTTCCTCTTCTGTTATTTTAACCAGGCTACGGCCAAAGGCCTGCGGGTGGGTTCCCCCCCCCGGCCTTCCGGGTGCCTGCCTTCGGGCTGGGTACCTGGCCCTGGTAATTTTGGGGTAGCTCTCGACTAGCTACCGCCAAGGCCTCCGCTTAGCTCCCCCCCCCTCGGGCGACGGTCGGGCCCGGTGCCGCGGCTGGGAGCTCGTGGTCGGCGACCGCGGTGGGCCTGCTTGGGCCTCCGGGAGGTCCCGCGGTGTCaggccccctctctcccccctcgtttcttttataaaaaaaaaaataaaaaaaaaaataaagagaaaaagagTAGTTTCGCCCCTTACCTGTGCGCGGCTGCCTGGGTCTGAGAGGGGACGGGACGGTTCCTTGGCCTCTCCTCGGGCCGCGGCGGCgcgtgcaggggggggggaacggtCCCCGGTTAATTTGCTTCAGGAGGTGCGGGGGAGGTTTCTGCCGCCCGTTGGCGGCGCCGGCGGCGAGGCGCGCGAGCGGCCTGCTTTTGTGGGGGGGGAATAGGCCAGGCGGCAGCAGCATCAGCGAGCCGGCTCAGCGGCGTCGGGTGGCTTGGCCTACGGGTCGCCCGGCTTCCCCCCTTCCATTCCGGCAAGAAAGGGGTGGCGGGGCCGCCTCCCGGGGATCGGGAGCGGCGGCCCGCCTTTTGCGCCCATCGCTTCTTTCAGGGGACCCTGTAGCGCTCACCGCGGGAGGTGAATTCCTCGCGGTTGCTGCTAGTTCGCCCGTCAGCTCCACCTTGTGGCCAAACAGTGTCACTGCAGCCGGGCGATCTATTTGGTGCTCCCCCTGGTGGCTCTGTGCAGGGTTGCGCCTTCCCTAACTGAACAAAAGGGTTATCAGGCGCCCCCTGCTGGCTGAGGGGAGCAAGTGCGTTCCTTTAACTTTAGATTCAGtcactggaaggcaaataaatattaaataaatagataaataaataaataaataaattttattttaattttattttttctccccccccccttttttttttctttttttttttttactacatatTGAATTACGTAGCTAGTAactgatagagatagatagacagtttgatagatagatagataaataggttGGTTTCATATTGATTTTATTTAGCATTTTCATCAGCAGTTGGAGCAGTAGTATTGCTGATATACATTGTTTGTGGTTGGCGGTAACGCCGGACTATAACAATCGCTAATtctcaatttgattttaataagCAGGTATGGCTCCTAAGAAAGTCGCTGCCCGTCCCGGCCCAGCCTCTGGTGCAAAGCGGCCTATCAGAGGTCCATCGCAGGCGCTTCGCTCTCCCACCCCGAGTCAACCGGTGGGAAGGGTGCAATCTTTGGTGGAAAGCATGGCTGGCAACCCAGTTGCCTTATCTCGCTTCGCTGCTCAAATGGACGGCCTCCTTCAACACTGCTCTGCCCAGACGCGCACGTCTGGAAGGCGTCATCGTCCAGTGGCAGCGTCATCTCCAGTGTCTCCGTCATCTAGTGAAGAAGGGGGAGATGGCTCAGCATCTGGGGGTTTGATGAGTGACTCCCAGCCAGCCCAGCCCCGCGACTTACCTGCTGCTCGGGGCCGTTCGCGTCGGCCACGTCGCTCCTCTGGGAGACCCCCGGGAAGGCGGAATCAGTCGGCAGTTTCCACCCGCCGAGGTGTGCTCACCCAACCTTCGGATGAGGTGGCGTCAGGTTCAGGCCTCTCACGTGTTGTTTCTTCTCAATCAGCCCCAGGTACTCCACAGCTGAGCCCTGCTTCAGAGTCTTCCCTAGAGGACAGCTTGCCGGTTCCTCCCAGGAAGTCTTCGGGTGGTAAACGTCGCCGCAAGAGGTCTTCCCGAAAACATGCCAAGCGAAGGAGGGGCGaatcatcttcctcttcctctggtaTGTCATCTTCCAGTTCTGAGGATGAGTCTGGCGCCTCTAGGGAACTCTATTGGGGCTTTGGCGAGTCGGCCTCGGGGCTGCCTCGGTGGGCTTGGGATCGGAGGGCCAATACGCACCGGGCTAGGTATGGGGCCGTTCAAGAATGCAAGGATGGCGTGTTGGTACCTGACGTTAAAGTCTCTACCAATTCCGCCAGAGACATCATCCCAGGTTCGCATTTGTCCACGAAAGTGCGGTCTAGGATACTGAATGGCCGCTATGTAGACATTTTCATTCT
The sequence above is a segment of the Podarcis muralis chromosome 4, rPodMur119.hap1.1, whole genome shotgun sequence genome. Coding sequences within it:
- the LOC144327388 gene encoding uncharacterized protein LOC144327388 — its product is MAPKKVAARPGPASGAKRPIRGPSQALRSPTPSQPVGRVQSLVESMAGNPVALSRFAAQMDGLLQHCSAQTRTSGRRHRPVAASSPVSPSSSEEGGDGSASGGLMSDSQPAQPRDLPAARGRSRRPRRSSGRPPGRRNQSAVSTRRGVLTQPSDEVASGSGLSRVVSSQSAPGTPQLSPASESSLEDSLPVPPRKSSGGKRRRKRSSRKHAKRRRGESSSSSSGMSSSSSEDESGASRELYWGFGESASGLPRWAWDRRANTHRARYGAVQECKDGVLVPDVKVSTNSARDIIPGSHLSTKVRSRILNGRYVDIFILAPPSEDQEKGNSSKKRPGAPNMDRTFEQWLDCFQVFAGVVVAAYPRRSLHLLVYLSIVRSAFTKAGEKAAIKYDENFRRRAAKIPSARWDRKDLDVWTTYVAPLIDRKGPEQQKSKNPAFRSSRRLPCWEYNKGSCQRPGCRYAHICEKCNGSHPASSCFGYRRPFRGGKGGSQQPPKQNTSLPSTSGAGK